GTAGTGTTGCAAATTTGCAGCAGAGGCTTTCTGGTTCACTCCCCCACTACCTCCGGGAGTCAGTTGGAACAATTAATAGAAACTCAATGCTGTACAACATTGCAATTGGTGATCATAATCGCGGGTAGCATCAGTTGCAGCAGCTGCAGGGGCAGCCTTGTATCGTCTGATAGATCACTTACCCTGGCCTGCCCCTCCTATCAGTTTAATTTCATCAATGCTTGATTTACTTCTGCAGTACTTCTCAAACCTAATCTGCACATTCTTAAGTGGCACCTCAATTACAATTTCCAGATTGATATTGTTAGCCACACTGTCCTGACACTGAAATTAAAGCAGCTACAGCAGAAGATGAGAGTAGAGAGAACAATGAAGATAGAGTTACAGTTGCAGATAGAACTCCTAACAAGGTAGAATCCTAGGACTCTTCTGTGATGATGTAGGAGTGTTTGAATTGATAAGTAtggggttaaatactttattattaAATGAGGTTTCACAAACAGATCCCTCAATTTTAGTGAGTATCATAGATGATATTTGTAGACATCTAATAAATTGACGCCGTTGGTTCTTTCATCCAATAATTTAATTGCATGCTACATAAAGCATATATCTTATTGCCATGTGCTCCGTATACCacgttattgttattattattatttaaacagaaaaaagaaaaaaccgaaGCCACCCTCTCACACTGAATCCCGTTGATGTGAGCTCTTAAGGAAGATCATCATGTTATTCCTAGAGTAACTTTTATCCGTTGAGCAACGACTCTTCCACTCAAAACCTTCAGGTTACTTAGTTTTTGGAATGTTCCAAATTCTACATGAGCATCCAAATAGGGGTTAATACCGGCAAAAATATCTCTAAACAAGATTTTAGCACTAAGCCAAATTTGTCTAGAGAATGAGAATAGAGAAAACGAAGCATGTTCAAAAGTAAATAAACCCCTTCGAATGCTATGAAAAACACCATTAGATTTCAAAGTAGTACAatctatttcaaaattttctcccAATTGAGCATATTTGTATCGTAGTAATCTAATTAGCCAAGAGAGTGGCTCGACCGCCCCTATGGTCGGCTTGGGgggccaaaaccaccccttaGCCATTTGAAGTGGCTCTCCCAATAAGCCCTATGGCCAGGCAGTGGCTACATTGGGAGGTTTTGCACCCTCCATTCCTTGTGTGTTCGGCAACCCGAGGGAGATTGCACACTTGAGGGATTTGGAGGCCTGGCTTGGAGTACAAGCTACACAGTTAAAGCAGCAGTTGGAGTCTGGATGATCCAAACAGCGTGTGATGGAAGATGAATAATTTCAGGCAGCTGAGAAGCCTAGCTGAGGAGCCTAGCTGAGGAAAGTATACACACTTTTTCTGTAATGTTAGAGTACAGTTGTTGTGATTGGAGCAGGAAAACAGGATCAACCTCTGTGATTTTATTAGATAGTTAATGATTGTAGAGTTGTAGTCACTTGGAGTGATGAGAGCCGTTTACAATTTCAATATATGGCTGCACTACAGAATTGTGAGGGTAGTAAATTACATTTAAGCTTTCAATAATATTGCATAATTGAATTCTATCCATCATCTACTTATTAAAGTTCTCAATTTGATCTTCTCCTGATACTACCAAAAAGCACTATCCTCTACATTTGAAAGACACCATTATCATTTCTCTATTTCAAGATTCATTGGCTTTTCTCTGGAATTTCCACAAATTCATCAACAACCTGATTCAGTAGTACATCGAGAACTTGTTGCTCGAACTCCATGCAGACTTCTTCAAAGCCTTCAAATCCAAGGAAGTTCTTTGCTATCCAATTTGACTCCTTAATATCATTTTCTGTCAACCTATAAAGATTCCCCACCACTTCCTTGTAGTATTGATTCCCTGAGATGTCCATAGAGTCGCaatccttcttcttcattgctcCTTCTCTGAGATCATCAGTATAAGAAACTCTTCCTGAAAATTTTCGACTTAAATTCAGCTTCATTGCCCTTGAAGGTTCTGTAACAAACATTACCAAATAACATGAAGTTAGAGAATGAAAATCCctcccaaaagaaaagaaacagagagCAGATATTTTCATCTATGGTAGctttattcaaaaaacaaaCCTGATATATTACTCTCTTGTTGCATCGGGGAATCATTTACGTCAAGAACAGACACTGGACTTGCATTCTGAGAGTCACATTCGGGCTCTACTTTCACAGCTAAAGGCtgaacttttcttttccttgtgaACTTGTGTTCAACGAAAAGTTTCTTCTGATTTTTCGGCTTCAATGCACTTTTCGTCTTCCCATTACCAACCTTTGAAGATAGATTGGTGGGGATTCTCCGAGGCTCATCCCTTAACTTAGAGATCTTGTTGTTTCCTCGATTCTCCGTCTTCTTCACAACCTCTTTGTCCCTCCTACTCTCCTTGTTCTTGCTCCTCTGTTCCTTCCTCTGCTTCATTTCTCCAAAACCCACCTCAGATTTCCTCACCTTCGACCTCATTCCCTTGGTGCTTTCATCCCCATCATTTAAGCACACAACCAAGAAATCACGATTCTGCTGATGCGACAACGTTGGAACCTCCCGAAACGACACCGATGTTCTAACCCGGCGGTGCTGCTGGGCTTGAGTTAAATCAAACTCCAGCAAATAATCAGCAAAATTCACCGACCTACTTCGCACAACTGAATCCGAGATTCCTTTTCTTGAAACCCAATTGTTCTCCGGCAATGATTCTAAGCCCATTAGTCTTGCCACGATTCCTGGGTTTGCTGCAGCTTTTGGTTTTTCCTTCTGTTCCTCGGACTTGACTGTCTTTGACTCAACAATGTGGTCGGCTGGGTGAGTCGGAAGACTCCTAAAGCATGAAATCCGGCGAAACATGTTGTGGAAACACCCTGAATCACCATTGCCTGAAGAATAAGCCATTATTGAACCAGAGAGAATATTACCTTGGTAGGCAAAGATTGgcttgcaatatatatataaaattagaacAACAACAGGAAGGAAGCGTTCAAAAATGTCATCAAAAACATTTAGTTAAGGAGGATTAGGAAGTAAAACGAAGGTACAATGAAGCATAAAATAATAGTACGACagcgtgtgagagagagagagagagaagcgggCAATTGGGTTGGGTTTTGGAGAGGTGTTGGATTATGGGGAAGAATAATGTCGGTAGAGAGTGTACGTGTTCACattagaagagagaaaaaatgttGAATACCTGAAAAGACGTGCTGCCGAAGTTGTTGACTTTTGAGGCTCCATGTCGTATGAACTCCAAACCACCGACTTCCATGACTTCTGATTTTGGGTCAGGGCTCCAAATTTCGTGTACCTGCCATGGACTCAGATTTGCTTGGGTGGGCCATGAATAATTCCTCCATTGGACTTAGTgggctgaatttttttttattgtttttgagCAACACGTgtgaagaggaagagggagagagcaACACATGAGCTCTAAAGTATGTTTTCCTCTTCACTTTATGAGCTTCTCAAATTGACAAAGAAGAAAGAGCTGAAAGGATATCCCTGATGATTGAAACAATCTGTTCATTTGCATAAGAGTCCCCTTCCAAAAACGAGAGAAAAGTTGCCATGGAAAGTCACTCACTTTGATGCAAGTAGAGGATAAAGTTGCTTTTGCTTCACCCACATTTACTTTCATGGAAATTTTTGTTGTACAAGCTTGTTATCATTACTAATGACAGCAGCTATAATAGAGAATGgcttcctttttttaaaagaaaatctgtagattttattgataaaagatcaagagcataaaagtTTGAAAAGTCAAAATCAAATGTTATAAGGTTATATAGCCAAATGCACTTCACCGGTCTTCCTTCCTctgtaattttttatctttGGTGTTGCCTGGAGGGAGTGaggaaaaaaaacacttctaGATGAAAGGaagagcctctctctctcatcaaaggtgacttttaaaaaacTAGATGGGAGagtctctcacatgttttccaTAGGGCATGTTTTTCCAAGCTAACTCATGTAGCTTTTAAAAAGCTAGTGGGCtacctacaaaataaaataaataaataaataagctaaTGGGTTGAAAGATGATATAAAGTTAATTTGAGACTCGTGAGGACCTTGATTGAAACTGTTTCTTTACACTCTAaaatctaaattataaatcattgcttattttaaaagtttaaattaattaaaaaaatgtaaatttaaccgtttagttaatattctaacactctcttTTATGTGAAATGAGattcaacacataaaatatttaattgaaataaaatatgaatgacggaaataaaatttaaatatttgatcaaatatcaaatcaatacttattctaaaaagtataaaataattaaaaattaaaaatttaattatttaattaatattttaacataaataatTGATTTACACCGTGTGTCTCAAAGATTTGCACAAACCAATGAAGTAGTCGAATGCACTTATTTCCATGTGAAAAACAAGGGAAAGCTCGGGCTTTCCATAGGGGCCGTTTTTCCAAAGCTAACTCATGTAGCTTTTAAAAAGCTAGTGGGCTATAAAAGTTGATATGAAGTTGATTTAAGACTTCTAAGAGCATTTCTAATGGAggagtcatatttttatgtaaaatgacttaTCAAAACTTACTTTTATGTAGTTTAAGTaagtcatttttaaatgtctctacatccgattagctatatttctatctattctcttaaaatattattaaaagcaataaaagttttgggaaaaaaagaacatgtgagaggaaaaatagaaaaaattttaggaaaatgagaacatgcagagaaaaagtaggaaaagatttgggaaaaagagaaaataggtgagagaaacagggaaaaataaaatagctcccttgaaaagtgctgctacatttagcttttttttagctcttccaatcaaatatctattttacattttttttttgctaatctaatGTAaggggttttttaaacatttgaagagctattttagataaaagtaacatttaactcttccattgagaatgctcttagagcattctcagcaaCAATTATAAAGTTGTTTCTCTTTCGtacatatagaaaaaaaattcaaaaaaaattataaaaattaatctaCACCAACTTtcctatatataaacaaattaaaaaatttattttttaaaaaaattaaaattatttttttaaattaaaattttattttttaaaaaaattaatttttttttattttttgaatttaaaggagtatttttgttttattaagaaatctataagggtattttttgtctttttgttagctttggtgggacattgacaatgttttgataatttggaggatattatcacaattaaaagtttgagagagacattattaattaggtggtagtttaaaGGAGGTAAGTGAACTTtactcaataaataaataaataaaaaagcaagtGGGTTAAAAGTTGATATAAAGTTAATTTGTGGCTCTTAAGGGCGTTCATTGAAACCGTTTCTTTACGCTTTAAAgtctaaattataaatcactgcttactaaatgaattaaaacaaaatagaaatttaaccatttagtTAATATTGTATCACTCCCCTTTATATGAAATGAGatccaacaaataaaatatttaattgaaataagaagtAAACGACgagacaaaatttaaatatttaatcaaatatcatattaaatcaacacttatttcaaaaagtataaaataattaaaaattaaaaatgaaattatttaattaatattttatcgTAAACAACTGATTTACACATGTCTGTCTCAAAGATTTGCACAAACCAATGAAATAGTCTAATGCACTTATTAGTTATTTCATGTGAAAAACAAGGGAAAGCTCTAGCTTTCCACAAGGGCCGTTTTTCCAAAGCTAACTCATGTAGCTTTCAAAAAGCTA
Above is a genomic segment from Corylus avellana chromosome ca9, CavTom2PMs-1.0 containing:
- the LOC132161916 gene encoding uncharacterized protein LOC132161916; the encoded protein is MAYSSGNGDSGCFHNMFRRISCFRSLPTHPADHIVESKTVKSEEQKEKPKAAANPGIVARLMGLESLPENNWVSRKGISDSVVRSRSVNFADYLLEFDLTQAQQHRRVRTSVSFREVPTLSHQQNRDFLVVCLNDGDESTKGMRSKVRKSEVGFGEMKQRKEQRSKNKESRRDKEVVKKTENRGNNKISKLRDEPRRIPTNLSSKVGNGKTKSALKPKNQKKLFVEHKFTRKRKVQPLAVKVEPECDSQNASPVSVLDVNDSPMQQESNISEPSRAMKLNLSRKFSGRVSYTDDLREGAMKKKDCDSMDISGNQYYKEVVGNLYRLTENDIKESNWIAKNFLGFEGFEEVCMEFEQQVLDVLLNQVVDEFVEIPEKSQ